The following proteins are encoded in a genomic region of Fusarium oxysporum f. sp. lycopersici 4287 chromosome 1, whole genome shotgun sequence:
- a CDS encoding phosphatidylinositol N-acetylglucosaminyltransferase gpi3 subunit — translation MTRRTYNIAMVSDFFFPQPGGIESHIYQLATKLVDRGHKVIIITHAYDDRKGVRYLTNGVKVYHVPFLVIYRSATFPTVFSFFPIFRNICIRERIEIVHGHGSLSSLCHEAILHARTMGLRTVFTDHSLFGFADAGTILTNKLLKFTLSDVDHSICVSHTCKENTVLRASLDPVMVSVIPNAVVAENFRPKDVPASPSPQTTIFGSEGPVYPPPQRIGPRDTITIVVISRLFYNKGTDLLIASIPRVLENHPNTRFIIAGSGPKAIDLEQMIETNVLQDRVEMLGPIRHEEVRDVMVRGHIYLHPSLTEAFGTVIVEAASCGLYVVCTQVGGIPEVLPSHMTTFAKPEEDDIVLATSKAISAMRAGKIRTEKFHEQVKKMYSWQNVALRTERVYDGISGTIPEDEFYGVDTSGYGSRIRNFALIDRLKRYYGCGIWAGKLFCLCCVVDYLFFLFLEWWFPRDNIDICPDWPRKRPADDDASSKKGAHSTRSSTSQGAPKLE, via the exons ATGACACGCCGCACGTACAATATCGCCATGGTTagcgacttcttcttcccgcAACCAGGAGGCATCGAATCTCACATTTACCAACTCGCTACGAAGCTTGTCGACCGTGGCCacaaagtcatcatcatAACTCATGCCTACGACGACCGGAAGGGCGTGCGGTACCTCACAAACGGCGTCAAGGTCTATCACGTTCCTTTCCTCGTCATCTATCGTTCAGCAACATTTCCAACGGTCTTTTCATTCTTCCCCATTTTCAGAAATATTTGCATTCGTGAGCGCATCGAGATTGTGCATGGCCAtggcagcctcagcagtCTATGCCATGAAGCTATCTTGCATGCTCGTACCATGGGGTTACGTACTGTTTTTACAGATCATTCACTCTTTGGCTTTGCCGACGCTGGAACGATTCTCACaaacaagctcctcaagtTTACTTTGAGTGATGTTGATCATAGCATTTGTGTCAGCCATACATG TAAGGAAAACACGGTCCTTCGCGCATCACTCGATCCAGTCATGGTCTCTGTGATACCAAACGCTGTTGTTGCAGAAAATTTCCGTCCCAAGGACGTCCCAGCCTCACCGTCTCCCCAGACCACGATTTTTGGCTCAGAAGGACCTGTCTATCCTCCACCTCAGCGTATCGGACCTCGCGATACCATCACAATCGTCGTTATTTCGCGCTTGTTCTACAATAAAGGCACTGACCTCCTCATTGCCTCTATTCCACGTGTGTTGGAAAATCATCCAAACACCCGCTTTATCATTGCAGGCTCTGGCCCTAAAGCCATCGACCTTGAACAAATGATCGAAACAAACGTGCTCCAGGATCGTGTCGAGATGCTCGGTCCCATCCGTCACGAAGAAGTTAGAGATGTTATGGTTCGAGGCCACATCTACCTCCACCCATCTCTTACCGAGGCTTTCGGAACTGTCATTGTTGAAGCCGCCAGCTGCGGGCTTTATGTCGTGTGTACACAGGTTGGCGGCATCCCAGAAGTCCTCCCCTCGCATATGACGACATTCGCCAaaccagaagaagacgatatTGTCCTCGCCACAAGCAAAGCCATCAGTGCGATGCGTGCCGGAAAGATTCGTACCGAGAAATTTCACGAGCAAGTCAAAAAGATGTACTCATGGCAAAATGTCGCTCTGCGCACGGAGCGCGTCTACGACGGCATTTCGGGCACCATCCCCGAGGACGAATTCTATGGTGTTGATACATCAGGCTACGGTAGCCGTATACGCAATTTTGCTCTTATAGATCGTCTAAAGCGCTACTATGGTTGTGGTATCTGGGCTGGAAAGCTCTTCTGTCTTTGTTGTGTTGTGGATTACCTCTTTTTTCTGTTTCTAGAGTGGTGGTTTCCGAGGGACAACATTGATATATGCCCCGACTGGCCTCGCAAGAGACctgccgatgatgatgcaaGTTCCAAGAAGGGTGCACATAGTACTCGGTCAAGCACATCACAAGGGGCTCCGAAGCTCGAATAA